Proteins co-encoded in one Klebsiella michiganensis genomic window:
- a CDS encoding pyruvate formate lyase II activase translates to MTLSAAPRISCEVLETRADMARIFNIQRYSLNDGQGIRTVVFFKGCPHRCPWCANPESISPGIEIVRRESKCLHCAPCLCDADECPSGAFERIGRDVTLEELEREVLKDEIFYRTSGGGVTLSGGEVLMQAGFATRFLRRLRKAGLHTAIETAGDAPLSRLLPLAQQCDEVLFDLKIMDPVSAQTVVKMNQPRVLENFLALVSAGIRVIPRLPLIPGFTLEDENVRRVLVFLAPTGLRELHLLPFHQYGEPKYRLLGGEWAMKACPPPTAEEIARVRVRAEAAGFQVTVGG, encoded by the coding sequence ATGACATTATCCGCCGCACCGCGCATCAGCTGTGAGGTACTGGAGACGCGCGCTGACATGGCGCGCATTTTCAATATTCAGCGTTACTCCCTGAACGATGGGCAGGGGATCCGCACGGTGGTTTTTTTCAAAGGCTGCCCGCACCGCTGCCCGTGGTGCGCCAATCCGGAGTCCATTTCGCCCGGCATTGAAATCGTCCGGCGCGAGAGTAAATGCCTGCACTGTGCGCCCTGCCTGTGCGATGCGGACGAGTGCCCCTCGGGAGCGTTTGAGCGCATTGGCAGGGATGTCACGCTGGAGGAGCTTGAGCGCGAGGTGCTGAAAGACGAGATTTTTTATCGCACATCGGGCGGCGGCGTCACGCTCTCGGGCGGCGAAGTATTGATGCAGGCGGGGTTCGCCACCCGCTTTCTCAGGCGGCTGCGCAAGGCGGGGTTACATACCGCCATCGAGACCGCAGGCGATGCGCCGTTGAGCCGCCTGCTGCCGCTGGCTCAGCAGTGCGATGAGGTGCTCTTCGATTTAAAGATAATGGATCCCGTCAGCGCTCAGACGGTGGTGAAAATGAACCAGCCGCGGGTGCTGGAGAATTTTTTAGCGCTGGTGAGCGCGGGGATCAGGGTCATTCCGCGGCTTCCGCTGATCCCGGGGTTTACCCTGGAAGACGAAAATGTGCGACGGGTGTTGGTTTTTTTAGCCCCGACGGGCCTCCGGGAGCTGCATTTGCTTCCCTTCCATCAGTATGGCGAACCAAAATACCGACTGCTGGGCGGCGAATGGGCGATGAAAGCCTGCCCGCCGCCAACGGCCGAAGAGATTGCCCGCGTGCGCGTGCGGGCTGAGGCTGCGGGTTTTCAGGTAACAGTGGGAGGTTAA
- a CDS encoding PTS system fructose-like transporter subunit EIIB (FrwD with FrwB, FrwC and PtsA forms a PEP-dependent sugar phosphotransferase system permease which may phosphorylate and transport sugars into the cell; phosphorylated by EIIA; FrwB homolog): MTGTGGRFLVAVTACVSGVAHTYMAAERLEKLCQQEKWIVKIETQGALGIENPLSMDEIGRADVVLLIADIDLSGEARFSDARYVRSGINTFLREPQKVMSAVRKLLSAPQHTHITL; this comes from the coding sequence GTGACGGGAACTGGCGGAAGATTTCTGGTGGCGGTCACCGCCTGCGTGAGCGGCGTGGCCCACACCTACATGGCGGCAGAGCGGCTGGAGAAGCTGTGCCAGCAGGAAAAATGGATCGTCAAAATTGAAACTCAGGGCGCGCTGGGCATTGAAAACCCGCTGAGTATGGATGAGATAGGGCGCGCCGACGTTGTACTGCTGATCGCCGATATTGACCTGAGCGGCGAAGCGCGTTTTAGCGACGCGCGCTATGTTCGCTCAGGCATTAATACTTTTTTGCGCGAGCCGCAAAAGGTGATGAGCGCCGTGCGCAAACTGCTTTCGGCCCCTCAGCACACCCATATCACTCTTTAG
- a CDS encoding AraC family transcriptional regulator, whose translation MEQNHSSITQIVTSLMSSMDALTICYFAQESGAVPPLAFQVDFPRLEIVLKGEISDGPYQLKAHDLLYVPAGSWNCPQWDKPATTLSILFGKQQLGFSVQRWDGQELQNVMKQHVARRGPRVGSFLLQALNEIRMQPQDNNTARMIVMSLLSHCADLLNSQIQTASRSQALFEAIRDHIDAHYAGALSRDSVAHAFYISPNYLSHLFNKSGALGFNEYLNHTRLEKAKALLKGYDLKVKEVAHACGFTDSNYFCRLFRKNTDRSPSEYRRQYHSQLLAKE comes from the coding sequence ATGGAACAGAACCACAGCAGCATCACCCAAATCGTGACGTCATTGATGTCATCAATGGACGCGCTCACGATTTGCTACTTTGCGCAGGAAAGCGGTGCGGTGCCGCCGCTGGCATTTCAGGTCGATTTCCCAAGGCTTGAGATTGTGCTGAAGGGAGAGATCAGCGACGGGCCGTATCAGCTCAAAGCCCATGATTTACTGTACGTCCCCGCGGGAAGCTGGAACTGCCCGCAGTGGGATAAACCGGCCACCACCCTCAGCATTTTATTCGGCAAGCAGCAGCTGGGCTTTAGCGTGCAGCGCTGGGATGGGCAGGAATTGCAGAATGTGATGAAACAGCACGTAGCTCGTCGTGGCCCGCGCGTGGGCTCTTTTTTATTACAGGCGCTGAATGAGATCCGCATGCAGCCGCAGGATAACAACACCGCGCGGATGATTGTGATGAGCCTGCTAAGTCACTGCGCCGACCTGCTAAACAGCCAGATCCAGACCGCTTCGCGCAGCCAGGCGCTGTTCGAAGCTATCCGCGATCATATTGATGCGCACTATGCCGGCGCCCTCAGTCGGGACTCGGTGGCGCACGCGTTCTACATTTCGCCTAATTATCTCTCGCACCTGTTTAATAAAAGCGGCGCCTTAGGCTTTAACGAATATCTGAACCACACCCGGCTCGAAAAAGCCAAAGCGCTGCTCAAGGGATATGACCTGAAAGTGAAGGAAGTGGCGCACGCCTGCGGCTTCACCGACAGCAACTATTTCTGTCGGCTGTTTCGCAAGAACACTGACCGCTCACCGTCCGAATACCGACGGCAGTACCACAGCCAGCTGCTGGCTAAAGAGTGA
- a CDS encoding oxidoreductase yields the protein MQIGFIGVGSVIETAYLPAIQRLSRHDVVCYGFDPAPRYSSDAITLLPSLNQLLALPLDLVFITTSSLQHWPMLKQVLQQSSLPVVVEKPVAATLQQLDELTSLLSDPAIAARVLALDHWMVRTDAARFIDRLEDIDRIEGFLLEPSGFNAAGEPIALNFATGEPDTRELRHPDGVIVDIGTHVLAMMRETLIQAGADETLELELLLAKDRLGNGILPGDVTTAEGQALLRGEMGGIPCVLQLNKYAGPAGGQKGINIVLKDGRVIAVDRRGADETLSVGDESKLDLSGPLYDRCLGEIIFAGKTLFERAPEAIPALTRRRIQEVRALLTLQQTLRGEH from the coding sequence ATGCAAATTGGCTTTATTGGCGTGGGCAGCGTGATAGAAACGGCATATCTGCCGGCGATTCAGCGGCTTTCCCGACATGATGTAGTTTGCTACGGGTTTGATCCCGCCCCACGCTACAGCTCTGATGCCATCACGCTTCTCCCCTCCTTAAACCAGCTTCTGGCGCTGCCGCTTGATCTGGTGTTTATCACCACGTCATCGCTTCAGCATTGGCCGATGCTGAAGCAGGTGCTACAGCAAAGTTCGCTGCCCGTCGTGGTGGAAAAACCCGTCGCGGCAACGCTACAGCAGCTGGACGAACTCACATCGTTGTTGAGCGATCCGGCCATTGCCGCGCGGGTGCTCGCCCTGGATCACTGGATGGTAAGAACCGATGCGGCACGTTTTATCGACCGACTCGAAGATATCGACCGCATCGAAGGATTCCTGCTGGAACCCAGCGGGTTTAATGCCGCCGGAGAGCCCATTGCGCTGAATTTTGCCACCGGCGAGCCCGATACTCGCGAGCTGCGCCACCCGGACGGCGTTATCGTGGACATCGGCACGCACGTGCTGGCGATGATGCGGGAAACGCTGATACAAGCGGGCGCTGACGAAACGCTGGAGCTGGAGTTGCTGCTTGCCAAAGATCGACTCGGCAACGGTATTTTGCCCGGCGATGTCACCACGGCAGAAGGTCAGGCGCTGCTGCGCGGGGAAATGGGCGGCATCCCCTGCGTACTGCAGTTGAACAAATATGCCGGGCCAGCCGGGGGGCAAAAAGGCATCAATATCGTACTGAAGGATGGCCGAGTCATCGCCGTCGACCGCCGCGGGGCGGATGAAACCCTGAGCGTTGGCGATGAGTCCAAGCTGGATCTCAGCGGGCCGCTGTACGACCGCTGCCTGGGAGAGATTATTTTTGCCGGGAAAACGCTGTTTGAACGGGCTCCTGAGGCGATTCCCGCGCTGACCCGGCGCAGGATCCAGGAAGTCAGGGCGTTGCTGACGCTGCAGCAAACGCTGCGCGGCGAGCACTAA
- a CDS encoding ligand-gated channel protein, whose protein sequence is MMITKKQTLWALNPLLLAMMAPAVAQQTSDETMVVSANRSNRTVAEMAQTTWVIEKAELEQQIQGGKEFKDALAQLIPGLGVSSQSRTNYGMNVRGRPLVVLVDGVRLNSSRTDTRQLDSIDPFNIDHIEVISGATALYGGGSTGGLINIVTKKGQKDTQVEFETGIKSGFNSSKDHDERVASAISGGNDHISGRASIAYQKFGGWFDGNGDATLLDNTQTGLQYSDRLDVMGTGTLNIDENQQLQLVTQYYKSKGDDDYGLNLGKNFSAISGTSSPYVSKGLNSDRVPGTERHLISMQYSNSDFLGQELVGQVYYRDESLLFYPFPTVNASKKATAFSSSQQDTNQYGAKLTFNSKPLDGWQLTYGLDADHERFTSNQMFFDLAQASASGGLNNQKIYTTGRYPAYDISNMAAFLQSSYDINEIFTLSGGVRYQYTENKIDDFIGYAQQQQIASGKVKSADAIPGGSTNYDNYLFNAGLLVHLTERQQTWLNFSQGVELPDPGKYYGRGTYGAAVNGHLPLTNSVNVGASKLQGVKVDSYELGWRYTGDNLRTQIAAYYSLSNKEVVTNTDLTISVNDNKRRVYGVEGAVDYFIPDTDWSTGANFNVLKTESKVNGSWAKVDVRSASPSKATAYIGWAPDPWSLRVQSTTSFSESDNVGNELKGYTTLDLLGSYQLPVGKLSFSVENLLDRDYTTVWGQRAPLYYSPGYGPASLYDYKGRGRTFGMNYSVLF, encoded by the coding sequence ATGATGATAACCAAAAAGCAAACGCTTTGGGCGCTCAATCCGTTACTGCTCGCCATGATGGCGCCGGCAGTGGCACAGCAAACCAGTGACGAGACGATGGTGGTTTCCGCCAACCGCAGCAACCGCACCGTCGCAGAGATGGCCCAAACCACCTGGGTGATCGAGAAAGCCGAACTGGAGCAGCAGATCCAGGGCGGCAAAGAGTTTAAAGACGCGCTGGCCCAGCTGATCCCCGGCCTCGGCGTCAGCAGCCAGAGCCGCACCAACTACGGCATGAACGTCCGTGGTCGCCCGCTGGTCGTGCTGGTTGACGGGGTGCGTCTCAACTCCTCCCGTACCGATACCCGTCAGTTGGACTCTATCGACCCGTTCAACATCGATCATATTGAAGTCATTTCCGGCGCGACCGCCCTGTACGGCGGCGGCAGTACCGGGGGGCTTATCAACATCGTGACCAAAAAAGGCCAGAAAGATACGCAGGTAGAGTTTGAAACCGGTATCAAGAGCGGCTTTAACAGCAGCAAAGATCACGATGAGCGCGTCGCCAGCGCCATTTCCGGCGGCAACGACCATATTTCTGGCCGCGCCTCAATTGCCTATCAAAAATTCGGCGGCTGGTTTGACGGAAACGGCGATGCCACCCTGCTCGACAACACCCAGACCGGTTTACAGTATTCCGACCGCCTGGACGTAATGGGCACCGGGACGCTGAACATCGATGAAAACCAGCAGCTGCAGTTAGTCACCCAGTACTACAAAAGTAAGGGCGATGACGATTACGGCCTGAATCTCGGGAAAAACTTCTCTGCCATCAGCGGCACAAGCAGCCCGTACGTCAGCAAAGGGCTGAACTCTGACCGAGTCCCCGGCACCGAGCGTCACCTGATCAGCATGCAGTATTCCAACAGCGACTTCCTCGGCCAGGAGCTGGTGGGCCAGGTTTACTACCGTGATGAATCGCTGCTGTTCTATCCGTTCCCGACAGTAAATGCGAGCAAAAAAGCGACCGCGTTCTCCTCTTCCCAGCAGGATACTAACCAGTACGGCGCTAAGCTGACCTTCAACAGCAAACCGCTCGACGGCTGGCAGCTGACCTACGGTCTGGACGCGGACCACGAGCGCTTCACCTCTAACCAGATGTTCTTCGATCTGGCCCAGGCCAGCGCTTCCGGCGGCCTGAACAACCAGAAAATCTATACCACCGGGCGTTACCCGGCGTATGACATTAGCAACATGGCCGCGTTCCTGCAGTCCAGCTATGACATCAACGAGATCTTCACCCTGAGCGGCGGCGTGCGTTACCAGTACACCGAGAACAAGATTGATGATTTCATCGGCTACGCGCAGCAGCAGCAAATTGCCTCAGGTAAAGTGAAATCCGCCGATGCTATCCCTGGCGGTTCCACAAACTACGACAACTACCTGTTCAACGCCGGCCTGCTGGTTCACCTCACCGAGCGCCAGCAGACGTGGCTGAACTTCTCCCAGGGCGTGGAGCTGCCTGATCCGGGTAAATACTATGGCCGTGGCACCTACGGCGCGGCGGTGAACGGCCATCTGCCGCTGACCAACAGCGTCAACGTAGGCGCGAGCAAACTGCAGGGCGTGAAGGTTGACTCCTACGAACTGGGCTGGCGTTACACCGGCGACAACCTGCGCACGCAGATTGCCGCTTATTACTCCCTGTCTAATAAGGAAGTCGTCACCAATACCGACCTGACCATTAGCGTGAATGACAATAAACGCCGGGTTTATGGCGTGGAAGGCGCGGTTGATTACTTTATCCCTGACACTGACTGGAGCACCGGGGCTAACTTCAATGTCTTAAAAACCGAGTCAAAAGTGAACGGTAGCTGGGCGAAGGTTGACGTTAGATCCGCCAGCCCGTCGAAGGCCACTGCCTATATTGGCTGGGCGCCGGACCCGTGGAGCCTTCGCGTGCAGAGCACAACGTCGTTTAGCGAGAGCGACAATGTGGGGAATGAACTTAAGGGTTACACCACGCTTGATTTGCTCGGCAGCTACCAGCTACCGGTGGGTAAACTCAGCTTCAGCGTTGAGAACCTGCTGGATCGCGACTACACCACCGTTTGGGGCCAGCGTGCGCCACTGTATTACAGCCCGGGCTACGGTCCTGCTTCGCTGTATGACTACAAAGGCCGTGGCCGCACCTTCGGCATGAACTACTCCGTGCTGTTCTAA
- a CDS encoding lysine 6-monooxygenase codes for MTNTVDFIGVGIGPFNLSIAALSHEAEGFSSQFFDSRPDFAWHPGMLVPDCHMQTMFLKDLVSAVAPTSPFSFVNYLVKRKKFYRFLTTELRTVSRDEFSDYLRWAAEGMNNLKFNQTVERVDFDEQRKLFVVQTDQGETLARNICLGIGKQPHLPPCVKTATPTCFHASEMSLRLPNLAGKRVTVVGGGQSGADLFLNAFRGAWGEVAEVNWVSRRNNFNALDEAAFANEYFTPEYVTGFVGLNEDARQKMLDEQKMTSDGITADSLLTIYRELYHRFEVLGQPRNARLLPSRSVTGLESRGQGWQLLLEHHLDKGYDTLDSDVVIFATGYRPTLPQMLSPLMPRMMMLDECNFKVRDDFTLEWNGPAGNNIFAVNASMQTHGIAEPQLSLMAWRSAKILNRALGRDLFDLSTPPALIQWRSGSREKPQHTAASLTHYSSKSFEMQPGAN; via the coding sequence ATGACAAACACTGTTGATTTTATTGGCGTAGGTATCGGCCCGTTTAACCTGAGCATTGCGGCGCTGTCTCACGAAGCAGAGGGATTTAGCAGCCAGTTCTTTGACAGCCGCCCTGACTTTGCGTGGCACCCGGGCATGTTAGTACCGGACTGTCATATGCAGACCATGTTCCTGAAAGATCTGGTCAGCGCCGTGGCCCCCACCAGCCCGTTCAGCTTTGTGAACTATCTGGTGAAACGTAAAAAATTCTACCGCTTTTTGACCACCGAGCTGCGCACCGTCTCACGCGACGAGTTTTCGGACTACCTGCGCTGGGCCGCAGAAGGCATGAACAACCTGAAGTTTAACCAGACGGTTGAACGCGTTGATTTCGACGAGCAGCGCAAGCTGTTTGTGGTGCAGACCGACCAGGGAGAAACCCTGGCACGTAACATTTGCCTCGGGATTGGCAAACAGCCTCACCTGCCGCCGTGCGTAAAAACCGCCACGCCGACCTGCTTCCACGCCAGCGAAATGAGCCTGCGTCTGCCAAATCTGGCCGGGAAACGCGTTACGGTAGTCGGCGGCGGGCAAAGCGGCGCCGACCTGTTCCTGAATGCGTTCCGTGGCGCCTGGGGCGAAGTCGCCGAAGTTAACTGGGTTTCGCGCCGCAATAACTTTAACGCACTGGATGAAGCCGCCTTTGCCAACGAATATTTCACCCCGGAATACGTCACTGGCTTTGTGGGCCTGAATGAAGACGCCCGGCAGAAAATGCTCGATGAGCAAAAGATGACGTCCGACGGCATTACCGCCGATTCGCTGCTGACCATCTACCGCGAACTGTACCACCGCTTTGAAGTGCTGGGGCAGCCACGCAATGCGCGCCTGCTGCCAAGCCGCTCGGTGACAGGCCTTGAAAGCCGGGGCCAGGGCTGGCAGTTGCTGCTGGAGCACCACCTGGACAAGGGCTATGACACGCTGGACAGCGACGTGGTGATTTTCGCCACCGGCTACCGCCCAACGCTGCCGCAAATGCTTTCGCCGTTAATGCCACGGATGATGATGCTTGATGAGTGCAACTTCAAAGTGCGCGACGACTTTACGCTGGAGTGGAATGGTCCGGCCGGCAATAACATCTTCGCGGTCAACGCCAGCATGCAAACCCACGGGATCGCCGAGCCGCAGCTGAGCCTGATGGCATGGCGCTCCGCCAAAATTCTGAATCGCGCGCTGGGGCGTGATTTGTTCGATCTCAGTACGCCGCCCGCGCTGATTCAGTGGCGCAGCGGCAGCCGGGAAAAACCGCAGCACACCGCTGCTTCCTTAACTCACTATTCCTCTAAATCATTCGAAATGCAGCCCGGCGCTAACTGA
- a CDS encoding aerobactin synthase IucC: MNRKDWDFVNRQLVAKMLAELEYEHVFQAESLGENRYCISLAGAEWHFNAERGIWGWLWIDAQTLRCTDEPVLAQTLLMQLQPVLSMSDATVAEHMQDLYATLLGDLQLLNARRGMSADNLIDLDADRLQCLLSGHPKFAFNKGRRGWGKEALERYAPEYANTFRLHWLAVKREHMVWRCDSELDIQQLIAAAMDEQELARFTQAWQDSGLDDGWLPLPVHPWQWQQKIALDFVADLAEGKMVSLGEFGDQWLAQQSLRTLTNASRQGGLDIKLPLTIYNTSCYRGIPGKYIAAGPLASRWLQNVFATDSTLVKTGAAILGEPAAGYVSHTGYTALAQAPYRYQEMLGVIWRENPSRWLKPDETPILMATLMECDENNQPLIGAYIARSGLDAEAWLTQMFRAVVVPLYHLLCRYGVALIAHGQNITLAMKDGVPQRVLLKDFQGDMRLVKDEFPEMDSLPQEVRDVTARLSADYLIHDLQTGHFVTVLRFVSPLMARLGVPESRFYQLLAAVLSDYMQEHPQMSARFALFSLFKPQIIRVVLNPVKLTWPDQDGGSRMLPNYLEDLQNPLWLVTRD; the protein is encoded by the coding sequence ATGAATCGCAAGGACTGGGATTTCGTTAACCGCCAGCTGGTGGCAAAAATGCTGGCTGAGCTCGAGTACGAGCATGTTTTTCAGGCCGAATCGCTGGGTGAAAATCGCTACTGCATCAGCTTAGCCGGTGCCGAGTGGCATTTTAACGCCGAGCGCGGTATCTGGGGCTGGCTGTGGATCGATGCGCAGACGTTGCGCTGCACAGACGAGCCTGTATTAGCCCAGACGCTACTCATGCAGCTTCAGCCGGTGCTGTCGATGAGTGATGCCACCGTGGCCGAGCATATGCAGGATCTCTATGCCACGCTGCTGGGCGACCTGCAGCTGCTGAATGCGCGCCGGGGCATGAGCGCGGACAACCTTATCGATCTGGACGCTGACCGCCTGCAGTGCCTGCTGAGCGGCCACCCGAAGTTTGCCTTCAACAAGGGCCGCCGCGGCTGGGGTAAAGAGGCGCTGGAGCGCTATGCGCCGGAGTATGCCAATACCTTCCGCCTGCACTGGCTGGCGGTCAAACGTGAGCATATGGTCTGGCGCTGCGACAGCGAGCTGGATATTCAGCAGCTCATCGCCGCCGCAATGGACGAGCAGGAACTGGCCCGCTTTACTCAAGCCTGGCAGGACAGCGGCCTGGACGACGGCTGGCTGCCGCTGCCGGTTCATCCGTGGCAGTGGCAGCAGAAGATCGCGCTGGATTTCGTGGCCGATCTCGCAGAAGGCAAGATGGTTTCTCTGGGCGAGTTTGGCGACCAGTGGCTGGCCCAGCAATCGCTGCGCACGCTGACCAACGCCAGCCGCCAAGGCGGTTTGGACATCAAGCTGCCGCTGACGATTTACAACACTTCCTGCTATCGCGGTATTCCGGGCAAATACATTGCCGCCGGGCCGCTGGCATCCCGCTGGCTGCAAAATGTTTTCGCCACCGACAGCACGCTGGTCAAAACCGGGGCGGCTATCCTCGGCGAGCCGGCTGCCGGCTATGTTTCTCATACAGGCTACACCGCGCTGGCTCAGGCACCCTATCGCTACCAGGAGATGCTCGGCGTCATCTGGCGCGAGAACCCGAGTCGCTGGCTGAAGCCTGACGAAACGCCAATCCTGATGGCAACCCTGATGGAGTGCGACGAAAACAATCAGCCGCTGATTGGGGCCTATATTGCCCGCTCGGGCCTGGACGCAGAAGCCTGGCTGACACAGATGTTCCGCGCGGTGGTGGTGCCGCTGTATCACCTGCTCTGCCGTTACGGCGTGGCGCTGATCGCCCACGGACAAAATATTACGCTCGCCATGAAAGACGGCGTGCCGCAGCGCGTACTGCTGAAAGATTTTCAGGGCGATATGCGTCTGGTGAAGGATGAGTTCCCGGAGATGGACTCCCTGCCTCAGGAAGTGCGGGACGTTACCGCTCGCCTGAGCGCCGATTATTTAATTCATGATTTGCAGACCGGCCATTTTGTGACGGTGCTGCGTTTTGTTTCGCCGCTCATGGCCCGCCTTGGCGTGCCGGAAAGCCGCTTTTATCAGCTGCTGGCCGCAGTGTTGAGTGATTACATGCAGGAACACCCGCAAATGTCGGCGCGTTTTGCGCTTTTCTCACTCTTTAAGCCACAAATCATCCGCGTTGTGCTGAACCCGGTAAAACTGACCTGGCCTGACCAGGACGGCGGCAGCCGCATGCTGCCAAATTACCTTGAGGATCTGCAAAACCCGCTGTGGCTGGTAACCAGGGATTGA
- a CDS encoding hydroxylysine acetyltransferase, producing MFQASIVHGGHGLRCEKLNKPLNLSWGQDGGAVLHWPGELPAGWLRDALDQMFVAAPQLTSIVLPYAEWREEPQALVLFDLLKSDIVHRATFWQLPLWLSAPANQASGEMVFDAEREIYFPLRPARPTGEVYRRYDPRVRKTLSFRVADPAQDAERFTRWMNDPRVAYFWEQSGSLEVQTAYLERQLTGKHAFPLIGCFDDQPFSYFEIYWAAEDRLGRHYPWQPFDRGLHLLVGEQQWRGAHHVQSWLRGLTHYLLLDEPRTQRTVLEPRADNQRLFKHLEPAGYVTRKEFDFSHKRSRLVMADRHNFFSEVGL from the coding sequence TGTTTCAGGCATCTATTGTTCACGGCGGCCACGGGCTGCGCTGTGAAAAACTCAATAAGCCTCTGAATCTGAGCTGGGGCCAGGACGGCGGCGCGGTTCTGCACTGGCCGGGCGAACTGCCGGCAGGCTGGCTGCGTGACGCGCTGGATCAGATGTTCGTTGCGGCGCCGCAGCTTACGTCTATCGTGCTGCCTTATGCCGAATGGCGGGAAGAACCCCAGGCGCTGGTTCTGTTCGATCTGCTGAAAAGCGACATCGTTCACCGCGCGACCTTCTGGCAGCTGCCGCTGTGGCTCAGCGCTCCGGCGAATCAGGCTTCCGGCGAGATGGTGTTTGACGCAGAGCGCGAGATCTATTTCCCGCTGCGCCCAGCCCGCCCGACCGGAGAGGTTTACCGCCGCTATGACCCACGCGTTCGCAAAACGCTGAGCTTCCGCGTGGCCGACCCGGCGCAGGACGCAGAGCGCTTTACCCGCTGGATGAACGATCCGCGCGTGGCGTATTTCTGGGAGCAAAGCGGCTCGCTGGAGGTACAAACCGCGTATCTTGAGCGCCAGCTCACCGGTAAACACGCGTTTCCGCTGATCGGCTGCTTTGACGACCAGCCGTTCAGCTACTTTGAAATTTACTGGGCAGCGGAAGATCGCCTTGGTCGCCATTATCCGTGGCAGCCGTTTGACCGTGGCCTGCATTTGCTGGTGGGCGAACAGCAGTGGCGCGGCGCGCACCATGTGCAAAGCTGGCTGCGTGGACTGACGCACTACCTGCTGCTGGATGAGCCGCGCACGCAGCGCACCGTGCTGGAGCCGCGCGCAGACAATCAGCGCCTGTTCAAACATCTGGAGCCTGCGGGCTATGTGACGCGCAAGGAATTTGACTTCTCGCACAAGCGTTCACGCCTGGTCATGGCGGACCGCCACAACTTCTTTAGCGAGGTAGGCCTGTAA